Proteins found in one Terribacillus sp. DMT04 genomic segment:
- a CDS encoding gamma carbonic anhydrase family protein: MIYEYDKKRPHVHKEAYVAPDAVITGDVTIKKDASIWFKTVIRGDVSPVVIGEGANVQDFCMLHQSPNLPLIIKEGATIGHQVTLHSCTIGKNSLVGMGSLVLDGAIIEDGAYLGAGSLVPPGKTIPAGKLAFGRPAKVVRDLTDADYRDMERIRIEYITKSKQYKETT, translated from the coding sequence ATGATTTACGAATACGACAAGAAACGTCCACATGTTCATAAGGAAGCTTATGTAGCTCCGGATGCTGTTATCACAGGCGATGTCACAATTAAAAAGGATGCGAGTATTTGGTTTAAGACAGTCATTCGTGGAGATGTTTCTCCCGTAGTAATTGGAGAAGGTGCCAATGTACAAGATTTTTGCATGCTTCACCAAAGTCCTAACCTTCCTCTTATTATAAAGGAAGGAGCTACGATTGGTCACCAAGTTACACTGCATTCTTGCACAATTGGTAAAAATTCTCTTGTTGGTATGGGTTCTCTCGTACTAGATGGCGCTATTATTGAAGATGGCGCATACCTTGGCGCAGGTTCTCTCGTGCCTCCCGGAAAGACGATACCTGCGGGCAAACTTGCCTTTGGCAGACCAGCAAAAGTTGTACGGGATTTGACGGATGCTGATTACCGGGATATGGAACGCATCCGAATAGAATATATAACTAAAAGCAAGCAATATAAAGAGACAACGTAA